A portion of the Faecalibacterium sp. I3-3-89 genome contains these proteins:
- a CDS encoding site-specific integrase, which yields MAYITKRGSSYSVRYTYFDEHGKSCDKWESFPTKEEAMNRKKQVEHELASGTFLIPSTITVGEFLMNWLPKQCTKHKWAPKTYQSNLSTIQNLILPYIGNFEMQKLKPYHLENLYSTLSKTPCGQYVEGKKQKLTPKQKQRLLSGTTIHEVHRLLHTAFLYAVEWGILLKSPVPLEGPKKTTQERSIWTVEEMRAALASMEDPILHLAVHLTLVGALREGEVAGLTPEDIDFDAAGGVGTFSVNKSMQRIQKNALLQVDGNCIIKEFPDKLEGSKTSLILKSTKTESSCRNIFLTAALREELKHWLERLKEDEARSPDRYHDSGMLLRLPNGQAVEPVLIRKKFLKWQDAHPEFPRIVFHGLRHSSATYQLMISGGDIKSVQGTTGHASADLLVNTYAHIQQSSRMELGKKFENSFYAKPEASAQTPPVQGNTALSMAALLELLKDADPETKAQLRLALLT from the coding sequence ATGGCATATATCACCAAACGCGGCAGCTCCTACAGCGTCCGCTACACCTATTTCGATGAGCACGGCAAAAGCTGCGACAAATGGGAGAGCTTTCCCACCAAAGAGGAGGCGATGAACCGCAAAAAGCAGGTGGAACACGAGCTTGCAAGCGGAACTTTCCTGATTCCGTCCACTATAACGGTCGGTGAATTCCTGATGAACTGGCTGCCCAAACAATGCACCAAGCATAAGTGGGCTCCCAAAACCTACCAGTCCAACCTGTCCACCATCCAGAATCTCATCCTCCCCTATATCGGCAACTTTGAGATGCAGAAGCTGAAGCCCTATCACCTGGAGAACCTGTACAGTACCCTGAGCAAAACGCCCTGTGGGCAGTATGTTGAGGGCAAAAAGCAGAAGCTCACCCCCAAGCAGAAACAGCGTCTGCTGTCCGGCACCACCATCCATGAGGTTCATCGTCTGCTTCACACCGCGTTCCTCTATGCGGTGGAATGGGGAATCCTTCTGAAAAGCCCCGTCCCTCTGGAAGGCCCCAAAAAGACCACCCAGGAACGAAGCATCTGGACAGTGGAAGAAATGCGGGCGGCCCTGGCCAGCATGGAGGACCCCATCCTCCACCTAGCTGTCCACCTGACCTTGGTGGGCGCGCTGCGAGAAGGGGAGGTTGCTGGACTGACCCCGGAGGACATCGATTTTGACGCCGCCGGTGGGGTCGGCACTTTCTCGGTCAACAAGTCCATGCAGCGCATTCAGAAAAACGCCCTGCTTCAGGTGGATGGCAACTGTATCATCAAGGAGTTTCCCGATAAACTGGAAGGCAGCAAAACTTCTCTCATACTGAAAAGCACCAAAACCGAGTCCTCCTGCCGGAATATCTTTCTGACCGCCGCTCTCCGGGAGGAACTGAAACACTGGCTGGAACGGCTGAAAGAAGACGAGGCCCGCTCCCCAGACCGCTACCACGACAGCGGAATGCTTCTCCGCCTGCCCAATGGTCAGGCCGTGGAGCCCGTTCTGATCCGCAAAAAGTTCCTCAAATGGCAGGACGCTCACCCGGAGTTCCCCCGCATCGTCTTCCACGGGCTGCGACATTCCAGCGCCACCTACCAGCTGATGATCTCGGGCGGCGATATCAAATCTGTGCAGGGAACAACCGGCCACGCCAGTGCGGATCTTCTGGTTAACACTTACGCCCATATCCAGCAGTCTTCCCGCATGGAGCTGGGCAAAAAGTTTGAAAATTCTTTCTACGCCAAACCAGAAGCCAGCGCCCAAACTCCGCCTGTCCAGGGGAACACAGCGCTCTCCATGGCCGCGCTTTTGGAGCTCCTGAAAGATGCAGACCCTGAAACGAAGGCACAGCTTCGCCTTGCACTGTTGACCTGA
- a CDS encoding DEAD/DEAH box helicase, translated as MELKSYQKKVIADLTRYLELLNETQNYMTAFEQFWREKSAPALGRYQNVIPGVPNLCFKVPTGGGKTFIACNAVRPIFDALPATKTKAVVWLVPSDAILTQTAKALKDTSHPYRQKIDVDFGGRVEVYTKQELLNGQNFNPTAVTEQLSVMVLSYDSFRGRGKEGLKAYQENSNLAAFAKVLGKPDSPIEKADETALFQIINQLNPLVIVDESHHARSELSLEMLENFNPCFVLDLTATPKKESNIISYVDAVQLKNEHMVKLPVIVYNRDSQAEVLTDAIDLRNKLEEIANAEYAKTGKYIRPIALFQAQPKGKEDATTFEKLRDKLVDAGIPADQIAIRTADVNELKNVELMSPNCPIRYIITVNALKEGWDCPFAYILASLANKTSQVDVEQILGRILRLPHTSQHTQSALNMSYVLTSSNDFNNTVAHIVKGLNSAGFSDKDYRIGESAKPQIPEQPAEQITLPDPQGVSELETAEDDFSGLDGKLIGAELERRREQAQTPETAPKADTMLDAAAEVEKAYTDAIQQTGNDPVMDNLPWEVRDKVKSFGVNPQFREDIETLQIPQFFLKIEQSLFTDGSFELLDKEMLAEGFTLKGKAYDIDFAAADDEIREIDVREQDGGLPKVFKMESAEQRYFKEWFNNLPQESRVRQCKDMMFKQLNKLNMVDAAELKAYIDRIVDDMDKAQLAAMEKAPLGYAAKIRDKIETLLEAHYREIFEKWLETERIVCKPSFRLPLAIHPTTHTDIYARSLYTAEDGDMNKLEQKLVVELTALPNVRWWHRNIARQGFSINGFIKHYPDILIMTQSGKLICAETKGDHLKNDDSREKIALGQAWRTAAGKDFRYYMVFENEENLLPGAMSMSQFIDTVKAL; from the coding sequence ATGGAACTGAAATCTTATCAGAAAAAAGTGATAGCGGACCTGACCCGCTATCTGGAACTGTTGAACGAAACGCAGAACTATATGACAGCGTTTGAGCAGTTCTGGCGGGAAAAGAGCGCACCGGCTTTAGGGCGATACCAAAACGTGATACCCGGTGTTCCAAATCTCTGCTTCAAGGTACCGACAGGCGGCGGCAAAACCTTCATTGCCTGCAACGCCGTTCGCCCTATCTTTGACGCGCTCCCCGCTACCAAGACAAAGGCGGTCGTGTGGCTTGTTCCATCGGACGCGATTCTGACACAGACGGCGAAAGCCCTGAAAGACACCTCCCATCCCTACCGCCAAAAAATCGACGTGGATTTCGGCGGGCGTGTGGAGGTCTACACCAAGCAGGAGCTTTTGAACGGTCAGAACTTCAACCCCACGGCCGTAACGGAGCAGTTGTCGGTTATGGTGCTGTCCTATGATTCCTTCCGCGGTCGCGGTAAGGAGGGCTTGAAAGCCTATCAGGAAAACAGCAATCTTGCCGCGTTTGCAAAGGTGCTGGGCAAGCCCGACAGCCCCATTGAAAAAGCGGACGAAACCGCTCTGTTCCAGATCATCAACCAGCTTAACCCGCTTGTCATCGTGGACGAGAGCCACCATGCCCGGTCGGAATTGAGCCTTGAAATGCTGGAAAACTTCAATCCCTGCTTTGTGCTGGATTTGACCGCCACACCGAAAAAGGAGAGCAATATCATCTCCTATGTGGACGCGGTGCAGCTGAAAAACGAACACATGGTCAAGCTGCCGGTGATCGTCTATAACCGGGACAGCCAAGCCGAGGTACTGACTGATGCAATCGACCTGCGGAACAAGCTGGAAGAAATCGCAAACGCGGAGTACGCCAAGACGGGTAAATATATCCGTCCTATCGCGCTGTTTCAGGCACAGCCGAAGGGCAAGGAGGACGCGACCACCTTTGAAAAACTGCGGGACAAGCTGGTGGACGCCGGGATTCCTGCCGATCAAATTGCCATTCGTACCGCCGATGTGAACGAGCTGAAAAATGTGGAGTTGATGTCCCCAAACTGCCCGATCCGATATATTATCACGGTCAATGCGCTGAAAGAGGGCTGGGACTGCCCCTTTGCCTATATTCTTGCGTCCCTTGCCAATAAGACAAGTCAGGTTGACGTGGAGCAGATTTTGGGACGGATTCTCCGTCTGCCCCATACGAGCCAGCATACGCAAAGCGCACTCAATATGTCCTATGTGCTGACTTCCTCCAACGACTTCAACAACACCGTGGCGCATATCGTCAAGGGCTTGAACAGCGCAGGTTTCAGCGATAAGGACTATCGGATCGGGGAGTCCGCAAAACCGCAGATTCCCGAACAGCCAGCAGAACAAATTACGCTGCCTGACCCGCAAGGAGTTTCCGAACTGGAAACCGCAGAGGACGATTTTTCGGGGCTGGATGGGAAATTGATCGGGGCAGAGTTGGAGCGGCGCAGAGAACAGGCGCAAACGCCTGAAACTGCCCCGAAGGCCGACACCATGCTGGACGCTGCCGCAGAGGTCGAAAAGGCATATACAGATGCAATTCAGCAGACCGGCAATGACCCGGTGATGGACAATCTTCCGTGGGAGGTGCGGGATAAAGTGAAATCATTTGGGGTAAACCCGCAGTTCCGGGAGGATATTGAAACGCTGCAAATCCCGCAGTTTTTCCTGAAAATCGAGCAATCTCTGTTTACGGACGGCTCTTTTGAACTGCTGGACAAGGAAATGCTGGCAGAGGGCTTTACCCTCAAGGGCAAAGCATACGACATTGATTTTGCCGCCGCAGACGATGAAATCCGCGAAATCGACGTGCGGGAGCAGGACGGCGGTTTGCCGAAGGTGTTCAAGATGGAGAGCGCCGAGCAGCGGTATTTCAAGGAGTGGTTCAACAATCTGCCGCAGGAAAGCCGGGTGCGCCAATGCAAGGACATGATGTTCAAGCAGCTTAACAAACTGAACATGGTGGACGCTGCCGAGCTGAAAGCCTACATAGACCGCATTGTGGACGATATGGACAAGGCGCAGCTCGCCGCCATGGAGAAAGCGCCGTTGGGCTATGCGGCGAAGATCCGTGACAAGATTGAAACGCTGCTGGAAGCCCACTATCGGGAAATTTTTGAAAAGTGGCTGGAAACGGAGCGCATTGTCTGCAAGCCCTCGTTCCGCCTGCCCCTCGCAATCCATCCCACCACCCATACTGACATATACGCCCGTTCGCTGTACACGGCGGAGGACGGCGACATGAACAAACTGGAACAAAAGCTGGTCGTAGAGCTGACCGCCCTGCCAAATGTCCGTTGGTGGCATCGGAATATTGCCAGACAGGGCTTTTCAATCAACGGCTTTATCAAGCATTACCCGGATATTCTGATTATGACCCAAAGCGGCAAGCTCATCTGCGCGGAAACCAAGGGCGACCACCTGAAAAACGATGACAGCCGGGAGAAAATCGCACTCGGTCAGGCGTGGCGTACAGCAGCAGGCAAGGATTTCCGCTATTACATGGTATTTGAGAATGAGGAAAACCTCTTGCCGGGTGCAATGAGCATGAGCCAGTTTATCGACACGGTAAAGGCGCTGTAA
- a CDS encoding TIGR02391 family protein — MRALKLPYENELYELRKWIDFTNANLHMQFLHTPQEIQRVYQWINAITRGIQADYPFYATTLPCVANILFQQNEVGAIFLNPAAFGELVVIVRHIKAEPVVVQFWSEIHPRIVNVSRELFVDGHCSAAAEKAIKEVESRLREKFSELKPGAAVPSKIGDVIGALMSENGAFKFCDTTTTSGRDYRRGIQSLFEGIMAAYRNPAAHANLQYEKREAMEQIMLASQLMYVLDKPQL, encoded by the coding sequence GTGCGTGCTTTGAAACTGCCGTATGAGAACGAACTGTATGAGCTGCGAAAGTGGATAGACTTTACAAATGCAAACTTGCATATGCAGTTTCTCCACACGCCTCAGGAAATTCAGCGCGTTTACCAATGGATCAATGCAATTACGAGAGGAATCCAAGCAGACTATCCTTTTTATGCGACTACGCTCCCCTGTGTTGCAAATATACTTTTTCAGCAAAACGAAGTGGGTGCTATTTTCCTGAATCCTGCGGCATTTGGCGAGTTGGTGGTAATTGTTCGCCATATCAAAGCAGAACCCGTTGTTGTCCAGTTCTGGTCAGAGATACACCCGCGGATTGTGAATGTTTCCCGTGAGTTATTTGTAGATGGTCATTGTTCAGCTGCGGCAGAAAAGGCAATTAAAGAAGTGGAATCACGTCTGCGCGAAAAGTTTTCAGAGTTAAAACCTGGCGCAGCAGTTCCCTCAAAGATCGGCGATGTGATTGGCGCACTTATGAGCGAGAACGGCGCTTTCAAATTCTGTGACACAACTACTACCAGTGGCAGGGACTACCGACGTGGAATCCAATCTCTGTTTGAAGGAATCATGGCAGCCTATCGCAATCCTGCGGCTCATGCTAATCTTCAATATGAAAAACGTGAGGCTATGGAGCAAATAATGCTGGCAAGCCAGCTGATGTATGTGTTAGACAAGCCGCAATTATAA
- a CDS encoding DUF6061 family protein, with translation MNKLLSCRFNMDTNRVEARFEDGTIVAIDCIAVEDEYGNAPAQRAELDWLLYNKPLEYVQMVLEGEMERYLSLSCNHGRLED, from the coding sequence ATGAATAAACTGCTTTCCTGCCGCTTCAATATGGACACCAACCGGGTGGAAGCCCGGTTCGAAGATGGCACCATCGTTGCCATCGACTGCATCGCCGTGGAGGACGAGTACGGCAACGCCCCAGCGCAGCGGGCTGAACTGGACTGGCTGCTGTACAACAAGCCCTTGGAGTATGTGCAGATGGTGCTGGAAGGGGAGATGGAGCGCTATCTCTCCCTCAGCTGCAACCACGGTAGGCTGGAAGATTAA
- a CDS encoding site-specific DNA-methyltransferase has product MPTLEWIGKSKVINHHQKVPFRVLERKYSFDENGQHSEDNGSENMIIRGDNLEALKALLPRYEGRVKCIYIDPPYNTGNEGWVYNDNVNDPKIKKWLGEVVGKEGEDLTRHDKWLCMMYPRLKLLQKLLADDGCLIISISYHELHNLVNLLREIFGTKQIVTVTVQTSGGKPSGGFNYVQEYLVFVVPADFHANALDFCGGNNRTPFEGLTLSTFDKTQRPNQTYPIFIDENGVFAGVGKSLQEQIDDGSYTGEKADFPYDYSIAPQGKVAVWPVTAKGKQCVWRQISGRLQADWEKGYIKISKNKSGSNQNQYSVQYLPSGVIKKIKDGELEVLGHEDGVPTLLFGENQTVGGQVPTIWAEKAFFTVNGTQTLKNIFPESPKTFDYPKSVALIESVVQAITKDADIILDSFAGSGTTAHAVLNMNKADGGHRKFILVEMMDYADSITAERVKRVIKGYGEGKNAVEGTGGNFSFYDLGEPLLMGDCLNEAVAPEKIREYIWFMETKQPYAPPSGGNPYYLGKHNSTGYYFYYEPQRVTVLDYAFLSTITEKADGTVIYADRCSISEDKLAKMGVTFKKIPRDISRL; this is encoded by the coding sequence ATGCCAACACTTGAATGGATTGGAAAAAGCAAGGTGATCAATCACCATCAGAAAGTGCCGTTTCGGGTGTTGGAGCGCAAGTACAGCTTTGATGAAAACGGACAGCACAGCGAAGATAACGGCAGCGAAAACATGATCATCCGGGGCGATAATCTGGAAGCCCTGAAAGCGCTGCTGCCCCGGTATGAGGGGCGCGTCAAGTGCATTTACATCGACCCGCCCTACAACACCGGCAACGAGGGCTGGGTCTATAACGATAACGTCAACGACCCCAAGATCAAGAAATGGCTGGGCGAGGTCGTCGGCAAAGAGGGCGAGGACTTGACCCGCCACGACAAGTGGCTGTGCATGATGTATCCGCGCTTGAAGCTGCTGCAAAAGCTGCTGGCGGATGATGGATGCTTAATTATAAGCATCAGCTACCATGAACTACATAATCTTGTAAATCTCTTGCGAGAGATTTTTGGGACAAAGCAGATTGTGACTGTCACAGTACAAACTTCTGGTGGGAAACCATCAGGCGGTTTTAACTATGTGCAAGAGTATCTGGTTTTTGTTGTGCCTGCGGACTTTCACGCAAACGCACTTGATTTTTGTGGCGGGAATAACAGAACGCCATTCGAGGGGCTTACACTGAGTACGTTCGACAAGACACAACGTCCAAATCAGACATATCCAATTTTTATAGACGAAAATGGTGTATTTGCTGGTGTAGGAAAATCATTACAAGAGCAAATTGATGACGGCTCATACACCGGAGAGAAAGCTGATTTTCCATATGACTACTCTATCGCTCCACAAGGGAAAGTTGCCGTTTGGCCCGTAACAGCAAAAGGCAAGCAGTGTGTCTGGCGGCAGATTTCAGGACGATTACAAGCGGATTGGGAAAAAGGCTATATAAAAATCTCAAAAAACAAAAGCGGGAGCAATCAGAACCAATACAGTGTCCAGTATTTGCCAAGCGGAGTTATCAAGAAAATCAAAGACGGCGAGTTGGAAGTTTTAGGGCATGAAGATGGTGTTCCGACGTTGTTATTTGGAGAAAATCAGACCGTAGGCGGACAGGTTCCTACGATATGGGCTGAAAAAGCATTTTTCACTGTTAACGGAACGCAAACGCTTAAAAACATTTTTCCTGAATCGCCCAAAACGTTCGACTATCCGAAATCGGTTGCACTGATTGAAAGCGTGGTTCAAGCAATCACAAAAGATGCCGATATTATCCTTGATTCCTTCGCCGGTTCCGGCACCACCGCCCATGCGGTGCTGAACATGAACAAAGCGGACGGCGGACACCGCAAGTTTATTCTTGTCGAGATGATGGACTACGCCGACAGCATCACCGCCGAGCGCGTGAAGCGCGTTATCAAGGGCTACGGTGAGGGTAAAAACGCCGTGGAGGGCACAGGCGGCAATTTCAGCTTCTATGATCTTGGCGAACCGCTGCTTATGGGCGATTGCCTGAACGAAGCGGTTGCCCCGGAGAAAATCCGCGAATACATCTGGTTCATGGAAACAAAGCAGCCCTACGCCCCGCCCAGCGGCGGAAATCCCTATTACCTCGGCAAGCACAACAGCACAGGCTATTACTTCTACTACGAGCCGCAGCGCGTGACGGTGCTGGACTATGCGTTCCTCTCCACCATTACGGAAAAAGCCGACGGAACGGTGATCTACGCCGACCGCTGCTCCATCAGTGAGGACAAGCTGGCAAAAATGGGCGTTACATTCAAGAAAATACCGAGAGATATTAGCAGACTGTAA
- a CDS encoding toll/interleukin-1 receptor domain-containing protein: protein MDFRKLPSNSEGLLLKLVCSENPTQVLRKQYNGLSTQQEQELDGIIRELKELGYIDVKWADNEPYFVILNNSARTYSERLAEYNTHNPTNATQGKKEKNTIFISHRSTDKGIADMLVDFFAGTGISKEAVFCSSLPGNDINERISDEVRSALKSSAVNIAILSHDYYQSAYCLNEAGVLWYEDVPVIPVALPEINSGNMYGFLNNEYKLRRLDSDTDISYIYDTVSEAVSAPHTKASLITYENNKLRTRYAEYLKVRELPPGGSDISIADTIAEITTDDERIVLYYILHENVRKVSKSTISSWLNKCEIRGVNVDNAFDLLSSFDNGALNNDTLEFGIDTFRKYSANVARVLPPLKKCVDQHIELAVNIFKKIWSDDTLDINIRLFVAYIVEERMRTFGDRWMAEGEIENIRQWESKNTLDSTLSNNYGSCLEFFVQNELVYASSWTSYGNPREYTLFPSLQELLFNCPHKIMEELQKVKDAYHLDFPF from the coding sequence ATGGATTTTAGAAAACTTCCATCTAATTCTGAAGGGTTACTGTTAAAGCTGGTCTGTTCAGAAAACCCTACGCAGGTATTGCGGAAACAATACAACGGGCTTTCTACGCAACAAGAGCAAGAACTTGACGGTATCATAAGAGAACTAAAAGAACTCGGCTATATTGATGTTAAATGGGCTGATAATGAGCCATACTTTGTCATTCTAAATAATTCTGCAAGAACATATAGTGAACGATTGGCTGAGTATAACACGCATAACCCCACCAATGCAACACAAGGGAAAAAGGAGAAAAATACAATTTTCATAAGCCACCGATCAACTGATAAAGGTATTGCGGATATGCTTGTTGACTTTTTTGCAGGAACCGGAATTTCTAAGGAAGCAGTTTTCTGCTCTTCTCTGCCGGGCAACGACATAAATGAACGCATTTCTGATGAAGTCAGATCTGCGCTGAAAAGCAGCGCAGTTAACATTGCGATTCTTTCGCATGATTATTATCAGAGTGCCTATTGCCTGAATGAAGCGGGAGTGCTTTGGTATGAGGACGTTCCTGTAATTCCAGTTGCCTTGCCGGAAATTAATTCGGGCAACATGTACGGATTCCTAAATAACGAATATAAGTTAAGGCGGTTGGATTCCGATACAGATATTTCGTACATTTATGATACTGTGAGCGAAGCGGTATCGGCTCCGCACACAAAAGCCAGTCTTATCACATACGAGAATAATAAACTTAGAACAAGGTATGCAGAATATTTGAAAGTGAGAGAATTGCCCCCGGGTGGTTCTGATATTTCTATCGCAGATACTATTGCAGAAATAACCACGGACGATGAACGAATCGTGCTATACTACATACTTCATGAAAATGTTCGAAAAGTCTCTAAATCTACTATTTCAAGTTGGTTAAACAAATGCGAAATCCGTGGCGTAAATGTCGATAACGCGTTTGATCTGCTGTCATCTTTTGATAACGGGGCTTTGAATAACGATACTCTGGAGTTTGGCATCGACACTTTCCGCAAATACTCTGCAAACGTAGCACGGGTGCTTCCACCACTTAAAAAATGCGTGGATCAGCATATTGAATTAGCCGTCAACATATTCAAAAAAATCTGGTCAGATGACACGCTTGATATTAATATACGGCTGTTTGTTGCTTATATCGTGGAAGAGAGAATGCGCACGTTTGGTGACCGTTGGATGGCAGAAGGAGAAATCGAAAATATAAGGCAGTGGGAGAGCAAAAACACACTTGATTCCACACTTTCAAATAACTATGGAAGCTGCCTTGAATTTTTTGTTCAAAATGAGCTTGTATATGCAAGCAGTTGGACAAGCTATGGAAATCCGCGAGAGTATACTTTATTCCCTTCTCTACAGGAGCTCCTTTTTAATTGTCCCCATAAGATTATGGAGGAATTACAAAAAGTCAAAGATGCCTATCATTTAGATTTTCCATTTTGA
- a CDS encoding ATP-binding protein: MIKRELYMSRIRPFIGTELVKVMTGIRRCGKSVMLELIQQELTESGVSPTQFIAINFEDMSYSHLQTAQALHDEITKRAKEIDGKVYLFFDEIQEVKDWEKCINSFRVSLDCDIYITGSNAKLLSGELATYLGGRYVEFVIYPFSFGEFMELYRSISPDASIQQCFQKYLLAGGMPYLANLRYADAPSKQYLHDLFNSVQLKDIVKRNKIRDVDLLERIIAYVIANVGTTFSATSLAKFLKNEQRTVAPETILNYIKYCCEAYLFYQVKREDLQGKQILASNEKYYIADHGIREAVFGGNMRDINLILENIVYLELLRRGYEVTVGRTGDKEIDFVCDKRGEKLYVQVTYLLASEETVNREFGAYDSIRDNFPKYVVSLDEFDMSRNGIKHRNIRDFLLAEEWN; encoded by the coding sequence ATGATCAAACGCGAACTGTATATGAGCCGCATCCGTCCGTTTATCGGGACGGAGCTAGTCAAGGTCATGACCGGTATCCGCCGCTGCGGAAAGTCGGTCATGTTGGAGCTGATCCAGCAGGAACTCACGGAGTCCGGCGTCAGCCCAACACAGTTTATCGCCATCAACTTTGAGGATATGAGCTACTCCCATCTGCAAACCGCGCAGGCGCTGCATGATGAGATCACCAAACGCGCCAAGGAGATCGACGGCAAGGTCTATCTGTTTTTTGATGAGATTCAGGAGGTCAAGGACTGGGAAAAGTGCATCAATTCTTTCCGCGTTTCGCTGGATTGCGACATCTATATCACCGGCTCCAATGCAAAGCTGCTGTCTGGTGAGCTTGCAACCTATTTGGGCGGACGGTATGTGGAGTTTGTGATCTATCCGTTCTCATTCGGAGAGTTCATGGAGCTGTACCGCTCGATCAGTCCTGATGCGTCCATTCAGCAGTGTTTCCAAAAGTACCTGCTTGCCGGAGGGATGCCCTATCTCGCAAACCTCCGCTATGCGGATGCGCCGTCCAAGCAATATCTTCACGATCTGTTCAACTCTGTCCAGCTCAAGGACATCGTGAAGCGAAATAAAATCCGTGACGTTGACCTGCTGGAACGGATCATTGCCTATGTGATCGCCAATGTGGGAACGACCTTCTCGGCGACCTCTCTTGCAAAGTTCCTGAAAAACGAGCAGCGCACCGTTGCCCCGGAAACAATTCTGAACTATATCAAATACTGCTGCGAGGCGTACCTGTTCTATCAGGTGAAGCGGGAGGACTTGCAGGGCAAACAGATCCTTGCCTCCAACGAGAAGTATTATATTGCCGATCACGGAATCCGCGAGGCGGTCTTCGGCGGCAATATGCGGGACATCAACCTCATTTTGGAAAACATCGTCTATCTGGAGCTGCTGCGCCGGGGCTATGAGGTGACTGTCGGCAGGACGGGCGATAAGGAAATTGATTTTGTATGTGACAAGCGCGGCGAAAAGCTGTATGTTCAGGTCACTTATCTTCTGGCATCGGAAGAAACAGTCAACCGCGAGTTCGGCGCGTATGATAGCATCCGCGACAACTTCCCGAAGTACGTTGTTTCCCTCGATGAGTTCGACATGAGCCGAAACGGGATCAAACACCGGAATATCCGCGATTTCCTCTTGGCGGAGGAATGGAACTGA